One stretch of Anolis carolinensis isolate JA03-04 chromosome 3, rAnoCar3.1.pri, whole genome shotgun sequence DNA includes these proteins:
- the LOC100557646 gene encoding phospholipid scramblase 2, which yields MESDKSPPEPPPPAYSGPAPVPPNQQGFPLYSSNTTQYISGSSIPAQSTTTFRGNPVAYGAIPYQNQPAVTSAITWMPAPPILPKCPPGLEYLTQVDRISVQQQIELLELLSGLETCNRYEVKNSVGQWMYLAVEENDAYTLNCHKSLRSFIIKLFDGANQPVMQLSRDCHCSICCFPCICCLQELEVQAPLGTVIGYIKQNWHPCLPRFAIQNEASENVLKIAGPCAPCTCFQDIDFEVSTQDEKPIGRISKQWTGYIREMATTASNFEILFPFDLDVKMKALILGASILLDYMYFEHKRRRSDR from the exons ATGGAGT CCGACAAATCTCCACCTGAACCACCACCTCCAGCATATTCAGGACCAGCGCCAGTTCCCCCGAACCAACAAGGATTTCCACTATATTCATCTAACACAACTCAGTATATATCAGGATCTTCTATTCCAG CACAAAGTACTACAACTTTCCGAGGCAACCCAGTAGCATATGGAGCTATTCCATATCAAAATCAGCCTGCTGTCACTTCAGCTATAACTTGGATGCCAGCTCCACCTATACTTCCCAAATGCCCTCCTGGCTTGGAATATTTAACTCAG GTTGATCGGATATCAGTTCAACAGCAGATTGAGCTTCTGGAAC TATTAAGTGGCCTTGAAACCTGCAACCGATATGAAGTCAAAAACTCTGTGGGGCAGTGGATGTACTTGGCAGTTGAAGAAAATGATGCCTACACTCTGAACTGTCATAAGTCATTGCGGTCATTCATCATAAAGCTCTTTGATGGTGCAAACCAACCAGTTATGCAGTTGTCAAGAGACTGCCACTGTTCCATTTGCTGCTTCCCTTGTATTTGCTGCTTGCAAGAG CTGGAAGTTCAAGCCCCTCTAGGCACAGTCATTGGCTACATTAAGCAGAATTGGCATCCATGTCTGCCTAGATTTGCTATCCAAAATGAGGCCAGCGAAAATGTACTTAAAATAGCAGGTCCTTGTGCTCCATGCACCTGTTTCCAGGATATTGATTTTGAG GTGAGTACACAAGATGAGAAACCAATTGGAAGGATTTCTAAGCAGTGGACTGGCTACATAAGGGAGATGGCTACAACAGCCAGCAATTTTGAAATCTTGTTCCCATTTGATCTTGATGTTAAAATGAAAGCCCTTATACTTGGAGCATCAATCCTTCTG GATTACATGTATTTTGAACACAAACGAAGAAGGTCAGACCGTTAG
- the LOC100557449 gene encoding phospholipid scramblase 2, whose product MEMESQDSKSVPPPPAYSGPGYPAAQAQYGFPQYVPGSAIPGQPVANEGVTVQGQLTTPGPIIWMPTPPPVPKCPPGLEYLCQIDQISIQQQIELMEMISGYETCNRYEVKNSMGQWIYFAAEENDDFTLNMYGALRSFTIKLFDSRNQPVMQLSRAFHCAICCCPCVCCLQELEVQAPPGTVIGYVKQKWHPCLPKFAIQNEARENVLKMAGPCVPCRCYSDIHFEVKALDEISTVGTISRQWGGWAREAATDASSFQVQFPMDLDVKMKAIILGSCFLLDFMFFERSGNRNRQRRTTGMHRAHRHHGVHARHGHHRR is encoded by the exons ATGGAAATGGAAT CACAAGACTCTAAATCTGTACCACCACCTCCAGCATATTCTGGCCCTGGCTATCCAGCTGCCCAAGCCCAGTATGGATTTCCTCAATATGTACCTGGATCTGCTATTCCAG GTCAGCCAGTTGCCAATGAAGGTGTCACAGTCCAAGGTCAGCTGACTACACCAGGGCCAATAATTTGGATGCCAACACCACCTCCAGTTCCTAAATGTCCACCAGGGTTGGAATATTTGTGCCAG ATTGATCAGATATCAATTCAGCAGCAGATTGAGCTGATGGAAA TGATAAGTGGCTATGAAACCTGTAACAGATATGAAGTCAAAAACTCTATGGGGCAGTGGATTTACTTTGCAGCCGAGGAAAACGATGACTTCACTTTGAATATGTATGGAGCATTGCGGTCATTCACCATAAAACTCTTTGACAGCAGAAACCAACCCGTCATGCAGTTGTCGAGAGCGTTTCACTGTGCGATTTGCTGCTGCCCTTGTGTTTGCTGTTTACAAGAG CTGGAAGTTCAGGCCCCACCAGGCACAGTTATTGGCTACGTTAAGCAGAAGTGGCACCCCTGTCTGCCTAAGTTTGCCATCCAAAATGAAGCCAGAGAAAATGTGCTTAAAATGGCCGGCCCTTGTGTTCCATGCCGCTGTTATTCAGATATTCATTTTGAG GTGAAGGCGCTGGATGAAATATCCACAGTTGGAACCATTTCAAGACAATGGGGAGGATGGGCAAGAGAAGCTGCTACAGATGCAAGCAGCTTTCAAGTCCAATTTCCAATGGATCTTGATGTTAAAATGAAAGCAATCATTCTTGGGTCTTGCTTTCTTCTG GACTTCATGTTTTTTGAAAGGAgtggaaacaggaacagacaaaGGAGGACAACTGGGATGCACAGAGCTCACAGACATCATGGTGTTCATGCAAGGCATGGGCATCACAGGCGTTAA